In a single window of the Zea mays cultivar B73 chromosome 5, Zm-B73-REFERENCE-NAM-5.0, whole genome shotgun sequence genome:
- the LOC103627808 gene encoding defensin-like protein 124, which produces MKTGLVTLQLLTITMFLVLSSHADSTVARTGPDYFQDTCSARISSGARCQPSKCAADCTRQFRGGVGSCDRSGCMCVYTCPAVSPLAMNESIA; this is translated from the exons ATGAAGACCGGCCTCGTGACACTACAGCTACTCACCATCACCATGTTTCTCGTGCTATCGTCGCATGCAG ATAGCACGGTGGCCAGGACTGGGCCAGACTACTTCCAGGACACCTGCTCGGCGAGGATATCTTCGGGGGCACGGTGCCAGCCTAGCAAGTGCGCCGCGGACTGCACCAGGCAATTCAGGGGCGGCGTGGGCAGCTGTGACCGCTCGGGGTGTATGTGCGTCTACACCTGCCCTGCGGTCTCGCCACTGGCAATGAACGAATCAATCGCGTGA
- the LOC103627807 gene encoding uncharacterized protein: MILYPDLPCDPDVCAKSCVKGLNNGNGTCVRPLGCDCVFCVPTAGQAARIQYSFFYKTHCWSAYMSPYHKLDSYVYTTHSLSTAFLSTFPVRNQQDRRMRTRHLLLVATPLLLLLAVSSDLTAKVSARCPDPESVTLYPGKPCNRQQCKTDCASKYHGGVGVCLNPKGCYCEYCLDRPSAHAASPLRPRHD; this comes from the exons ATGATCCTGTACCCAGACCTGCCCTGTGACCCCGACGTGTGTGCCAAGAGCTGCGTCAAGGGATTGAACAACGGCAACGGCACCTGCGTGAGGCCGCTTGGATGTGATTGCGTGTTCTGCGTGCCAACAGCCGGCCAAGCTGCACGTA TACAGTACAGCTTCTTCTATAAAACCCACTGCTGGTCTGCATATATGTCACCATATCATAAGCTAGACAGCTACGTATACACCACCCATTCACTATCAACAGCATTCCTCTCAACGTTCCCTGTAAGAAACCAGCAGGACAGGAGGATGAGGACTAGACACCTGCTGCTGGTTGCCACTCCCCTCCTCCTGCTCCTGGCAGTATCCTCAG ATTTGACGGCCAAGGTTTCAGCTCGGTGCCCGGACCCGGAGTCGGTAACACTGTATCCAGGCAAGCCCTGCAATCGCCAGCAGTGCAAGACGGACTGCGCCAGCAAGTACCACGGCGGCGTCGGCGTCTGCCTCAACCCCAAAGGATGTTACTGCGAGTACTGCCTGGATCGCCCCTCCGCCCACGCGGCCTCGCCACTCCGTCCGCGTCATGATTGA
- the LOC100277846 gene encoding uncharacterized protein LOC100277846 → MSLRFTSIPFHRQHNPSTTSITSATDLHRKMRTTSRLMFLFAIAALLLASSDLTTKVAAGCAHPVSVILYPGRRCDRGTCEKSCAKEFNGGKGTCMSPNGCDCEYCARVPRLISSPRNRA, encoded by the exons ATGAGTCTGCGATTCACCAGCATTCCATTCCATCGACAACACAATCCATCAACAACTTCCATTACCTCTGCAACAGACCTGCATCGCAAGATGAGGACTACTAGTCGCCTGATGTTCCTATTTGCCATCGCTGCCCTCCTGCTAGCATCTTCAG ATCTGACGACAAAGGTGGCGGCCGGATGCGCGCATCCCGTTTCGGTAATCCTTTACCCAGGCAGGCGATGTGATCGCGGAACCTGCGAGAAGAGCTGCGCCAAGGAATTcaacggcggcaagggcacctgcaTGAGTCCCAATGGATGCGACTGCGAGTACTGCGCGCGAGTGCCGCGCCTGATTTCCTCTCCGCGAAACCGCGCGTAG
- the LOC100278018 gene encoding uncharacterized protein LOC100278018 precursor, producing MRTSRLVFLFAIVPLLLLLASSGLTPTKASSAGCPHPRSMILYPDLPCDPDVCAKSCAKGLNNGNGTCMRPLGCDCEYCVPAATVAKRPAAVSTRLTTTTTTMASAGCPHPRSTILYPDLPCDPDVCAKSCAKGLNNGNGTCMRPIGCDCVFCVPETVAKRPAVSTRLTTTTTTMASAGCPHPRSTILYPDLPCDPDVCAKSCAKGLNNGNGTCVRPIGCDCVFCVPETVAKRPAVSTRLTTTTTTMASAGCPHPRSTILYPDLPCDPDVCAKSCAKGLNNGNGTCVRPIGCDCVFCVPTAGQAARTT from the exons ATGAGGACTAGTCGCCTGGTGTTCCTATTTGCCATCGTCCCCCTCCTGCTACTGCTAGCATCATCAG GTTTGACGCCGACGAAGGCGTCGTCCGCCGGATGCCCGCATCCCCGTTCGATGATCCTGTACCCAGACCTGCCCTGTGATCCCGACGTGTGCGCCAAGAGCTGCGCCAAGGGATTGAACAACGGCAACGGCACCTGCATGAGGCCGCTTGGATGTGATTGCGAGTACTGCGTGCCAGCTGCAACCGTCGCAAAACGCCCGGCTGCTGTCTCTACGC gtttgacgacgacgacgacgacaatggcgtcgGCCGGATGCCCGCACCCCCGTTCGACGATCCTGTACCCAGACCTGCCATGCGATCCCGACGTGTGTGCCAAGAGTTGCGCCAAGGGATTGAACAACGGCAACGGCACCTGCATGAGGCCGATTGGATGTGATTGCGTGTTCTGCGTGCCAGAAACCGTCGCAAAACGCCCGGCTGTCTCTACGC gtttgacgacgacgacgacgacaatggcgtcgGCCGGATGCCCGCACCCCCGTTCGACGATCCTGTACCCAGACCTGCCATGCGATCCCGACGTGTGTGCCAAGAGTTGCGCCAAGGGATTGAACAACGGCAACGGCACCTGCGTGAGGCCGATTGGATGTGATTGCGTGTTCTGCGTGCCAGAAACCGTCGCAAAACGCCCGGCTGTCTCTACGC gtttgacgacgacgacgacgacaatggcgtcgGCCGGATGCCCGCACCCCCGTTCGACGATCCTGTACCCAGACCTGCCCTGCGATCCCGACGTGTGTGCCAAGAGTTGCGCCAAGGGATTGAACAACGGCAACGGCACCTGCGTGAGGCCGATTGGATGTGATTGCGTGTTCTGCGTGCCAACAGCCGGCCAAGCTGCACGTACAACGTAG